Below is a genomic region from Helicoverpa armigera isolate CAAS_96S chromosome 12, ASM3070526v1, whole genome shotgun sequence.
TGTGGGTGTATTACTGTGATGACATAACTCTGAATCACTTCAAGGTTTTTAAAACCTGTAGTACCTACAGactgtataaataaacatatatgaaagaaaataaagacaGACTGATGAACGTAATGAATGAACCCTATCTTTCAAACAATACTATAGAAATTATTATCAATAGCGATGTTTACCACGAAGAGTTAATACAATTTAACGCTGTGTAAAGGATATCGATTTCATTCTAGTGTATTAACTTgtttaggtacataggtacaaacaatACAATGCACTTATTTTCGCTTTTATAGCACAATTTTACCCCACACGAGCCAATGTTCTCTGAATAGAAACTCAAACTTTTGCTCACTCGATATGcctttgtttgaaatagctGACTTCGATAAAAAAAGGTTCTAGTGATGTGAAGTATTCGCTCGACACTACAATGTCACCGAGAGAGAGCTATCGGTGTTCTTACGATCGATAAACCAGTCCAACTAGGTAGGTTTAACAACACTGTAAGCGTACATGgacactaaataaaaatacttgcaataaattgaattgatttaaatttaaattgattaatgGATTTGTATAATTTCGGTCATTTAAATAAGCATGCAGAGACAATAGGTCCCCCACTCATAACAATTATTTCTAAGACTAAACATGGCGAAAGTGAAGGAGGAACAATCTTTAATTTTGTCCAAATTGAGAGAATTTGAGAAATGGATGGGCTTTGAGAGTGAGATCAAGTGGCTGACGACATTCGTTGTGTTTTGTTATCATGCTTTTGCTGTCTACTGGTGTTATCAATACGCATTGCCTGTGAAATGGCAGAGCGTTATTTTTGGTGAGTTAAAATGCcattatgacttttaaaacctGAACATCTATTCTCAATCTATTAACAATAATCATCAAATATCAACGCACTTCTGGTTAAGTATGTATGAAACACAAGTTTTCTTAGGCGACGTAAATGAGCACCAAAAAGGAAGTTCACGAAAAACCTGTATATTTGAGAGAAATACCTCTTCTACTTCTtactgccctgttcccaagtaaTTAAGATtcggcgcaatatgttttcCATCTTCATAGTAAACATCCACTCCCGCATTACTCATATCGCGAGAAACAGCTTGTcgcacataaaacaaaacattacaaaaatcggGTAATGTGGTATTTTGAAACTGTTTCCAGAGATCTGTTAACGATTGACCTAAAGCTCgacattttacataatatgatatttttcagCGTATGCAATGGTCTGCTTCAGTGGGTTTGGCATAACCGCCGGAGCGCATAGATACTGGGCACACAAGGCTTTTAAAGCCACTACACCACTACGGATTATCATGCTCCTGGGTTTCGCGTCTGCTGGCCAGGTAATATCAAAAATTTATGCTCCATTATATGCAGATAGCAATTTCAAAGTCTGTTGAATCTGCTGAATCGTAAAGTTATTTGGCGGTGTCTAGACTGCTTTCGGGTGCATAGCGAAAGGGAATtacactttttgaaatatgaaaattgtTGCATTTGTAGAAGTTATGACCTCGCTGACATTGCCACGAATTTCTAAAGATATATTCAACGATTAATCAAAACTAGAGAAactatacatttaattttattttaagtgccattaaaaattaattaatacaggTACAGTGTGAAGGTTAGAGGGCActccaaatttcattaaaacaaacatatgCTCGCATTAATGTTATGTAAGTAGAGGTTGTTTAATTAACACATGTAATTGAAATACTGTTGCTtctttataataacaaataatttcagAACACGATATATCAATGGGTTCGCAACCACCGTATTCACCATAAATACAGTGATACGGAATCTGACCCACACAACCGGGAACGAGGGTTATTCTTCTCACACATCGGTTGGCTTCTAATGAAGAAGAAACCTGAAGTGACCAGCAAAGCTAAGGAAATTGATATGAGTGATATTGAGAATGATCAGCTGCTTACTTGGCATAGAAAGTAAGTTCCTTAACGAATCTTTAGACAAATGTGGACGAAAATGTATTCTCGTTACTAGACTGCCGGTAATCCGGCTTCATGCTAAACCACTGTCCCTTACAATTCGATCCATGTTTTAGGGCTAATCTTCATCTAATCcctacataattaattacttaggtCTTAACTTTTAGTAATCccatgttaatatttatttatcggaTTACCTTCTTAAAGATATCCTGATAAAAGGCTGGAGGAAGATTGCCATTTAGTTGTCCTATcagggttttttttaaagatccGACAGGCTCCTGCAAGACCCTATCACAACGGGTCTTCTTATTTGTTATTCACATTACAGGCACTTGGACATAGTAAATCCACTAATGACCTTCGTGATCCCAACTTTGTTCGGTATGGTGCTATGGGGTGAGGGCTGGAAGGCAGCTGTGGCGTGGCAGTGCTGCATTCGATTCCTGTTTGTGTACCACAGCGAGCTGACCGTCAACAGCTTAGGACACACTATTGGATATAAGCCTTATGATACGTAAGTTTATAGATTTTCAGTGTCATCATTCTCCTTTTTTctttcatcatttatt
It encodes:
- the LOC110384006 gene encoding acyl-CoA Delta-9 desaturase, yielding MAKVKEEQSLILSKLREFEKWMGFESEIKWLTTFVVFCYHAFAVYWCYQYALPVKWQSVIFAYAMVCFSGFGITAGAHRYWAHKAFKATTPLRIIMLLGFASAGQNTIYQWVRNHRIHHKYSDTESDPHNRERGLFFSHIGWLLMKKKPEVTSKAKEIDMSDIENDQLLTWHRKHLDIVNPLMTFVIPTLFGMVLWGEGWKAAVAWQCCIRFLFVYHSELTVNSLGHTIGYKPYDTSINPAENAIISALTGGEGWHNFHHSFPFDYKAAEWSHTFDFTTDLIHFFEKFGWVYDKREVTKDFIIAETILM